One Bradyrhizobium zhanjiangense DNA segment encodes these proteins:
- a CDS encoding GNAT family N-acetyltransferase has translation MVLEETVRTAPGYVRTLIQQEELPLLRDHLLRLDAGSRHDRFNGFLDDSFIERYAARCAEDGTVIVAYIVDGVVRGAAELHPPEDDSLPEVAFSVEASARRQGVGTVLFRRLIAEARWKGYKRLRVTTGAENHAMRALARKFGAHLAFRHGESTGTIDLAKTPEAELADLAASPFTAGRALLSFNSTCWKIISSMYGNRAA, from the coding sequence GTGGTACTTGAAGAGACCGTCCGCACCGCTCCGGGCTACGTGCGGACCCTGATCCAGCAGGAAGAATTGCCGCTTCTGCGCGATCACCTGCTGAGGCTTGATGCCGGAAGCCGGCACGACCGTTTCAACGGTTTTCTCGACGACAGCTTCATCGAGCGTTACGCCGCCCGCTGCGCCGAAGACGGCACCGTGATCGTCGCCTACATCGTCGATGGCGTGGTCCGCGGTGCGGCCGAGTTGCATCCGCCGGAGGATGATTCGCTGCCCGAGGTCGCCTTCAGTGTGGAGGCCTCCGCGCGCCGTCAGGGCGTCGGAACCGTGCTGTTCCGCCGTCTGATCGCGGAGGCGCGCTGGAAGGGCTATAAGCGCCTTCGCGTCACCACCGGCGCCGAGAACCACGCCATGCGGGCGCTCGCCAGAAAGTTCGGCGCGCATCTGGCTTTCCGCCACGGCGAATCGACCGGGACGATCGATCTCGCCAAGACGCCCGAGGCGGAGCTTGCCGATCTCGCGGCCTCGCCGTTCACGGCCGGCCGGGCCCTGCTCAGCTTCAACTCGACCTGCTGGAAGATCATCTCCAGCATGTACGGCAATCGTGCCGCCTGA
- a CDS encoding PaaI family thioesterase produces MTPLEKLKVMKMPFAELKGVEFVEAEKDRVVARMTVRPDLCTLHHTIHGGALMALADSVGAAATVINLPDDAKGTTTLESKTNFIGGAKEGTTVIATATPVHRGRRTQVWTTRLETEDGKLVAIVTQTQLILV; encoded by the coding sequence ATGACGCCGCTCGAGAAACTTAAAGTGATGAAGATGCCGTTCGCCGAGCTCAAAGGCGTCGAGTTCGTCGAGGCCGAGAAAGATCGCGTGGTGGCGCGGATGACGGTCCGGCCCGACCTCTGCACGCTTCATCACACCATCCATGGCGGCGCGTTGATGGCGCTGGCCGATTCCGTCGGAGCGGCGGCGACCGTGATCAACCTGCCGGACGATGCCAAAGGCACCACGACGCTGGAGAGCAAGACCAACTTCATCGGTGGGGCCAAGGAAGGAACCACGGTCATCGCCACCGCCACCCCAGTCCACCGGGGCCGGCGGACCCAGGTCTGGACCACCCGGCTGGAAACCGAGGACGGCAAGCTGGTGGCCATCGTGACCCAGACGCAGCTCATCCTCGTATGA
- a CDS encoding cobalamin-binding protein, whose amino-acid sequence MRHFPPHRIVCLTEETVETLYLLGEQDRIVGVSGYAVRPPQVRREKPRVSAFVSADIPKILALEPELVLAFSDLQAGIVADLVRAGVDVHVFNQRDIAGILAMIRTLGALVGAAERAEDLAQGFERRLAAIAATPRPSPRPRIYFEEWDDPLISGIGWVSELIEIAGGADVFPELRSRQAAKDRIVSAEMVREAAPDVILASWCGKKVVPARIRARDGWSAIPAVRDDRIVEIKSTIILQPGPAALTDGLDAILQALWGERK is encoded by the coding sequence ATGCGCCACTTCCCACCCCACCGCATCGTCTGCCTGACCGAGGAGACGGTCGAAACGCTCTATCTGCTCGGCGAGCAAGACCGCATCGTCGGCGTCTCCGGCTACGCCGTGCGCCCGCCCCAGGTGCGACGCGAGAAGCCGCGGGTGTCGGCGTTCGTCTCGGCCGACATCCCGAAGATCCTGGCGCTGGAACCGGAGCTGGTACTGGCCTTTTCCGATCTGCAGGCCGGCATCGTCGCAGATCTCGTCCGCGCCGGTGTCGACGTCCATGTCTTCAACCAGCGCGACATCGCCGGAATCTTAGCGATGATCCGCACCCTCGGTGCGCTGGTCGGTGCGGCCGAGCGCGCGGAAGACCTCGCGCAAGGTTTCGAGCGGCGCCTCGCCGCGATCGCGGCAACGCCCCGCCCCTCGCCGCGACCAAGAATCTATTTCGAGGAGTGGGACGATCCGCTGATCTCGGGCATCGGCTGGGTCTCCGAGCTGATCGAAATCGCCGGTGGCGCGGATGTGTTCCCGGAGCTGCGGTCGCGGCAGGCCGCAAAGGACCGCATCGTCTCGGCGGAAATGGTGCGCGAGGCAGCGCCGGATGTGATCCTCGCGTCGTGGTGCGGCAAGAAGGTCGTCCCTGCCCGTATCCGCGCGCGCGACGGCTGGAGTGCGATTCCGGCGGTGCGCGATGATCGTATCGTCGAGATCAAGTCGACGATCATCTTGCAGCCAGGACCGGCGGCGCTGACGGATGGGCTCGATGCGATCCTGCAGGCGCTGTGGGGCGAGCGAAAATAG
- the kynU gene encoding kynureninase, with the protein MTKLRVYDDTKALFHLPEGVIYLDGNSLGALPLGVAERVNRVITAEWGNELIRAWNTAGWYAQPRHVGDRIARLIGAEAGSVMVGDTLSLKVYQALAAAIDMNASRKVILSDTGNFPTDLYMAEGLIETLGRGHRLRLVAPEEIEPALSEEIAVLYITEVDYRTGRRHDMAKLTAKAHALGIVTVWDLAHSAGALPVDLSGCGADFAAGCTYKYLNAGPGAPAFLYVAPRHANNARAALSGWMGHAKPFAFELAYAAAGGVERMRVGTPPVLAMAALEASLDIWDRIDIAEVRARSLALGDLLIAEVERRCPSLKLVTPRAHEHRGSQISFAFGGGYAAMQALIARGVIGDFRAPDIMRFGITPLYIGEDEIVRAAEIIEEVIAGDVWRRPEYQVVNAVT; encoded by the coding sequence ATGACCAAGCTTCGCGTCTATGACGACACCAAGGCTTTGTTCCATCTGCCCGAGGGCGTGATTTATCTCGACGGCAATTCGCTCGGCGCGCTGCCGCTTGGCGTTGCCGAGCGCGTCAATCGCGTCATCACGGCCGAGTGGGGCAACGAGCTGATCCGTGCCTGGAACACCGCAGGTTGGTATGCCCAACCGCGTCATGTCGGCGATCGCATTGCGCGACTGATCGGCGCGGAAGCCGGCTCGGTGATGGTCGGAGACACGTTATCGCTCAAGGTTTACCAGGCACTCGCGGCCGCGATCGATATGAATGCCTCGCGCAAGGTGATCCTGTCGGACACCGGCAATTTCCCGACCGACCTCTACATGGCCGAAGGCCTGATCGAAACGCTCGGGCGCGGCCATCGATTGCGTCTGGTGGCGCCGGAGGAGATCGAGCCCGCGCTGTCGGAGGAGATCGCGGTGCTCTACATCACCGAGGTCGACTACCGTACCGGCCGTCGCCACGACATGGCGAAGCTGACCGCGAAAGCGCATGCGCTCGGCATCGTAACCGTCTGGGATCTTGCCCATTCCGCCGGTGCGCTGCCGGTCGATCTCTCCGGTTGCGGAGCAGATTTTGCTGCGGGCTGTACCTACAAATATCTCAACGCCGGCCCTGGCGCGCCGGCCTTTCTCTACGTCGCGCCGCGCCACGCAAACAATGCTCGCGCCGCTCTGTCGGGATGGATGGGCCATGCCAAGCCGTTTGCGTTCGAGCTTGCCTATGCAGCCGCGGGCGGCGTCGAGCGCATGCGTGTCGGAACACCGCCGGTGCTGGCGATGGCGGCGCTGGAGGCCTCGCTCGACATCTGGGACAGGATCGATATCGCCGAGGTCCGTGCACGTTCGCTGGCGCTCGGTGATCTCCTGATCGCCGAAGTCGAGCGTCGCTGCCCATCCCTTAAGCTGGTGACCCCGCGCGCGCATGAGCATCGAGGCTCGCAAATCTCCTTCGCCTTCGGCGGCGGCTACGCCGCCATGCAGGCGCTAATTGCCCGCGGCGTCATCGGTGATTTCCGTGCACCAGATATCATGCGGTTCGGGATCACGCCGCTCTATATCGGGGAGGATGAGATCGTCCGCGCCGCCGAGATCATCGAGGAGGTAATCGCGGGCGATGTGTGGCGCCGGCCGGAATACCAGGTCGTGAACGCCGTGACGTGA